From a single Thalassophryne amazonica chromosome 7, fThaAma1.1, whole genome shotgun sequence genomic region:
- the LOC117513314 gene encoding homeodomain-interacting protein kinase 1-like has product MVHGDITHDNVMLVNHQQQPCKVKMMDFGLAFCPSNPSQVFQACGFRAPECFFSLPQTGAINMWADGCTLAFLYLCNYMFDILCDYKCMMNIVWVLGFPKVHLLRSEQTSN; this is encoded by the exons ATGGTTCACGGAGACATCACACATGACAATGTGATGCTCGTGAACCATCAGCAGCAGCCCTGCAAAGTCAAGATGATGGACTTTGGTTTAGCTTTCTGTCCTTCTAATCCTTCACAGGTGTTTCAAGCTTGTGGTTTCAG GGCTCCAGAATGTTTCTTCAGCCTACCACAGACTGGGGCTATCAACATGTGGGCCGATGGGTGCACCTTGGCATTCCTCTACCTTTGCAACTACATGTTTGATATTTTGTGTGACTATAAATGT ATGATGAACATTGTGTGGGTGCTTGGCTTCCCTAAAGTTCATCTTCTTCGAAGTGAACAGACCTCAAACTAG